The following are from one region of the Osmerus mordax isolate fOsmMor3 chromosome 1, fOsmMor3.pri, whole genome shotgun sequence genome:
- the pfdn5 gene encoding prefoldin subunit 5: MAVNLTELSLPQLEGLKTQLEQETEFLTSSIGQLKVVQTKYVEAKDSLSVLNKNNAGKELLVPLTSSMYVPGTLNDVEHVLVDVGTGYYVEKNVGDTKEFFKRKIDFLTKQIEKIQPALQEKHSMKQAVIEVMNIKIQQLQSQQAAQSGTTKA; this comes from the exons ATGGCTGTGAATCTGACAGAGCTTTCTCTTCCTCAGCTAGAGGGACTAAAAACCCAACTAGAGCAG GAAACCGAGTTTCTGACCTCCTCAATCGGTCAGCTCAAAGTTGTCCAGACAAAATATGTAGAAGCTAAGGACAGCCTGAGTGTTCTCAACAAAAACAATGCTG GAAAGGAATTACTAGTACCTCTCACCAGCTCT ATGTATGTTCCAGGAACTCTAAATGATGTTGAGCATGTTTTAGTGGATGTGGGAACCGGATACTATGTGGAAAAG AATGTTGGGGACACAAAGGAGTTTTTCAAGCGCAAAATCGACTTCCTCACCAAGCAGATAGAGAAGATTCAGCCAGCCTTACAGGAAAAGCATTCAATGAAACAAG CTGTGATTGAGGTGATGAACATCAAAATCCAGCAGCTTCAAAGTCAACAGGCAGCACAGTCGGGAACCACCAAGGCTTAA